Within Microbacterium proteolyticum, the genomic segment CACGGATGCCAGCGACGAGATCGCCCGCGAGATCGCCGCCGCGGACCCCCGGGTGGTGCTGGTGGACAACCCCGCCGCCGATATCCCGGTGGGGCTGAACCTCGCGATCGATCGGAGCCGCTTCGCCACGATCGTGCGGGTGGACGCGCACTCCGAGCTGCGACCCGGATACACGCGACGCGCCTTGGCGACGCTCCGGCGCACGCGCGCGGCGAACGTCGGCGGAGTGATGCGGGCGGACGGACGCTCGCCGTTCCAGCGCGCGGTCGCCCGCGCCTACAACTCCCCCGTCGGCCTCGGGGGCGGCGCGTACCACGGAGGCACCGAGGAAGGGCCGGCCGAGTCGGCGTACCTGGGAGTGTTCCGGCGCAGCGTGCTGGAGGAGGTGGGCGGGTTCGACGAGACCCTCCGCCGCGGCGAGGACTGGGAGCTGAACCTGCGCATCCGCCGCGCCGGCTACCGCGTGTGGTTCGATCCGGCGCTGTCGGTGGTCTACTGGCCGCGGGAAAGCTGGACGCGGCTGGTGCGGCAGTTCCGGGCGACGGGCGCGTGGCGCGGCGAACTCGTACGGCGCTACGGACGACGCAACTCCCTGCGCTTCTTCGCTCCCCCGGCACTCGTCGGTGCGGCCGCCCTGTCGCTCGCCG encodes:
- a CDS encoding glycosyltransferase family 2 protein, with the protein product MHLATPGRRDAPVPPDDAGVSFVMPVLNEERYLRRAVASTLAQEVPGPVELVLALGPSTDASDEIAREIAAADPRVVLVDNPAADIPVGLNLAIDRSRFATIVRVDAHSELRPGYTRRALATLRRTRAANVGGVMRADGRSPFQRAVARAYNSPVGLGGGAYHGGTEEGPAESAYLGVFRRSVLEEVGGFDETLRRGEDWELNLRIRRAGYRVWFDPALSVVYWPRESWTRLVRQFRATGAWRGELVRRYGRRNSLRFFAPPALVGAAALSLAVAVAQALGIVRSPAAHAVHLPVAAYGVLVAVVALGRGGGRGWRDRAWTAAVLPSMHLPWGAGFLWGVARGARDTVDTSRLDGRNTPLP